Proteins encoded in a region of the Methanofollis tationis genome:
- the atwA gene encoding methyl coenzyme M reductase system, component A2, whose product MTALITVENLCMDFGGKRALNNINFEVAEGEIVGIIGRSGSGKTVLLHLIRGVDQPPTSGRVLYHVAACEGCGWVDVPSAAGKTCPKCGQTLQPTDFDLWDPSNEPMKRRIMARTAIMFQRTFALYGNDRVIENVLHALEDINYPSNKAVNRAADLLDEVRLSHRMMHIARDLSGGEKQRVVLARQLAKEPFVLFADEPTGTLDPGTANLVHSMLNEAARNNDMGMMVTSHFSQVIEDVADRAIMLKDGEIAAIGSPQEVIAHFMEGISDAETYTRTDLGANVLVARDVIKRYLSVDRGMVKAVNGVSFEVAEKEIFGIIGKSGAGKTTLSRIISGIIEPTSGEMNVRIGEEWVDMTKPGIEFRGRAKGYIGLLHQEYDLFPHRTVLDNLTDAIGLEFPKELAIRKAVITLRMAGFTEEKSREILDRKPGELSEGERHRVALAQVLIREPRIVILDEPTGTMDPITKIDVKHSIMHAREQMDETFIVVSHDMEFVRDICDRVALMRGGKIIALGTSAEVLARLTDEEREIMGKPGA is encoded by the coding sequence ATGACCGCGCTTATCACAGTCGAGAACCTCTGCATGGATTTTGGCGGGAAACGGGCTCTCAACAATATAAATTTTGAAGTCGCAGAAGGCGAGATCGTCGGTATCATCGGGCGGAGCGGCTCTGGAAAGACCGTTCTCCTTCACCTGATCAGAGGTGTCGACCAGCCGCCGACGAGCGGACGGGTGCTCTACCATGTTGCGGCGTGCGAGGGGTGCGGATGGGTGGACGTGCCGAGCGCAGCCGGAAAAACGTGCCCGAAATGCGGCCAGACCCTGCAGCCGACCGACTTCGATCTCTGGGACCCCTCGAACGAGCCGATGAAAAGGCGGATCATGGCGCGGACGGCGATCATGTTCCAGCGGACCTTTGCCCTCTACGGGAACGACCGGGTGATCGAGAATGTCCTGCACGCCCTTGAGGACATCAACTATCCCTCGAACAAAGCGGTGAACCGGGCCGCCGATCTCCTCGACGAGGTCCGTCTCTCCCACCGCATGATGCATATCGCCCGCGACCTCTCGGGCGGCGAGAAACAGCGGGTGGTGCTCGCCCGCCAGCTCGCAAAGGAGCCGTTCGTTCTCTTTGCCGACGAACCCACCGGCACCCTCGACCCGGGCACCGCCAACCTCGTCCACTCCATGCTCAACGAGGCCGCCAGGAATAACGATATGGGCATGATGGTCACCTCGCACTTCTCGCAGGTGATCGAGGACGTCGCCGACCGGGCGATCATGCTGAAAGACGGCGAGATCGCAGCGATAGGGTCGCCCCAGGAGGTCATCGCCCACTTCATGGAGGGGATCTCAGACGCAGAGACCTACACCAGGACCGACCTCGGGGCGAACGTCCTGGTCGCCCGCGACGTGATCAAGCGCTACCTCTCGGTGGACCGCGGCATGGTGAAAGCGGTCAACGGCGTTTCCTTCGAGGTTGCGGAGAAGGAGATCTTCGGGATCATCGGGAAGAGCGGTGCGGGCAAGACCACCCTCTCGCGGATTATCTCCGGGATCATCGAACCGACGAGCGGCGAGATGAACGTCCGGATCGGCGAGGAATGGGTGGACATGACCAAGCCCGGCATCGAGTTCCGCGGTCGGGCGAAGGGCTATATCGGGCTCCTGCACCAGGAGTACGATCTCTTCCCCCACCGGACGGTCCTGGACAACCTCACCGATGCGATCGGGCTCGAGTTCCCGAAGGAGCTCGCGATCAGAAAGGCGGTCATCACCCTCCGCATGGCCGGTTTCACCGAGGAGAAGAGCCGCGAGATCCTGGACCGAAAACCGGGCGAACTTTCCGAGGGCGAGCGCCACCGCGTCGCCCTTGCCCAGGTGCTCATCAGGGAGCCCAGGATCGTCATCCTGGACGAGCCCACCGGCACCATGGACCCGATCACGAAGATCGACGTGAAGCACTCGATCATGCACGCCCGCGAGCAGATGGACGAGACCTTTATTGTCGTATCGCACGATATGGAGTTTGTGCGGGATATTTGCGACCGGGTAGCCCTGATGCGGGGCGGAAAGATCATCGCCCTCGGCACGTCTGCCGAGGTGCTGGCGCGTCTGACCGATGAGGAACGCGAGATCATGGGGAAACCCGGCGCGTGA
- a CDS encoding HAD family hydrolase, protein MTVAVVFDSAGTLLRSYRTARDVRTGEILSDVETTLLTCLDRARVLIALNAHSRDVIGAPPDQLLSAYLCAQNIGFGVSCLRQVTPHEDLARILYSDRNAMVGDLQACIRDVWGTLKEESLVVMDSGAILNLTMPGIEFTVTAGGRPFEGAKEAISDLHAMGVATFIASGDRAAKLERIADHLGIPRDQVHGIATPSIKAQIVDDLKKCYDAVVMVGDGINDLQAFRKADVAILSEQQSKEKPLELCKAADYIVGSVREVVPIIRDLSGDAIVPI, encoded by the coding sequence ATGACCGTTGCAGTGGTATTTGATAGTGCCGGCACCCTCCTCCGGAGCTACCGGACGGCACGGGACGTCCGAACCGGTGAGATTCTCTCAGACGTCGAGACGACCCTCCTCACCTGCCTGGACCGTGCTCGGGTGCTCATCGCTCTCAACGCCCATTCCAGGGACGTGATCGGGGCGCCGCCCGACCAGCTCCTCTCCGCATACCTCTGTGCGCAGAATATCGGTTTCGGTGTCTCGTGCCTCCGCCAGGTCACACCCCACGAAGACCTGGCGCGGATCCTCTACTCTGACAGAAACGCCATGGTCGGCGATCTCCAGGCCTGCATCAGGGACGTGTGGGGGACCCTGAAGGAGGAATCGCTTGTGGTGATGGACTCCGGGGCGATCCTCAACCTCACCATGCCGGGGATCGAGTTCACCGTCACCGCGGGGGGCCGCCCCTTCGAAGGTGCGAAGGAGGCGATCAGCGATCTCCATGCGATGGGAGTTGCCACCTTCATCGCCTCAGGCGACCGGGCGGCAAAGCTCGAACGGATCGCCGACCACCTGGGCATCCCGCGGGACCAGGTGCACGGCATCGCCACGCCCTCGATCAAGGCGCAGATCGTCGACGACCTCAAAAAATGCTATGACGCCGTGGTGATGGTCGGCGACGGCATCAACGACCTCCAGGCCTTCAGGAAGGCTGACGTTGCCATCCTCTCAGAACAGCAGTCGAAGGAAAAGCCGCTTGAACTCTGCAAAGCGGCAGATTATATCGTTGGAAGCGTCAGGGAAGTTGTCCCCATCATCAGGGACCTCTCGGGAGACGCAATTGTTCCGATATAA
- a CDS encoding ribose 1,5-bisphosphate isomerase, which translates to MLLNETAEKIRSMEIRGAGRIARSAVGALRDHAAGLETSDTASFLRSMKEAADLLVATRPTAVSLPNAVQTVMRSLEGAKSVDEAKAAIKAAADSFILSSKHAVEWIGEIGARHISDGDVILTHCNSEAALACILTAHREGKAIEVFATEVRPRNQGLLTIRALNDAGIQTNFIVDSAVRSYINDVDLVITGADAITVNGAVVNKIGTAQIALTAHEARTPMVVAAETYKFAPRTILGERIAIEERETGEVLDRRIAAGLPHVRVRNPAFDVTPARYVDLIVTEIGAIPPAMAYMIIRDHLGWGIGEFHKAFEIDERIQE; encoded by the coding sequence ATGTTGCTGAATGAAACCGCAGAAAAGATCAGGAGCATGGAGATCAGGGGGGCAGGCAGGATCGCCCGGTCGGCGGTCGGCGCCCTCAGGGACCATGCGGCCGGACTGGAAACTTCCGATACCGCCTCCTTTCTCCGCTCCATGAAGGAGGCGGCCGACCTCCTCGTCGCCACCCGCCCGACGGCGGTCTCCCTCCCGAACGCCGTGCAGACCGTGATGCGTTCGCTCGAGGGGGCTAAGAGCGTCGATGAGGCGAAGGCAGCGATAAAGGCGGCCGCGGACTCGTTCATCCTCTCGTCAAAACACGCGGTGGAGTGGATCGGCGAGATCGGCGCCCGCCATATCTCCGACGGCGACGTGATCCTCACCCATTGCAACTCCGAGGCGGCGCTGGCCTGCATCCTCACGGCCCACCGGGAGGGCAAGGCGATCGAGGTCTTCGCCACCGAGGTAAGGCCGAGAAACCAGGGGCTCCTGACGATCCGGGCCTTAAACGATGCCGGGATCCAGACGAACTTCATCGTGGACTCGGCGGTGAGGAGTTATATCAATGATGTGGACCTGGTGATCACCGGGGCGGACGCAATCACGGTGAACGGGGCGGTGGTGAACAAGATCGGCACCGCCCAGATCGCCCTCACCGCCCACGAGGCCAGGACGCCGATGGTGGTTGCCGCCGAGACCTACAAGTTCGCCCCCAGGACGATCCTCGGGGAGCGGATCGCGATCGAGGAGCGGGAAACCGGGGAGGTGCTCGACCGGCGTATCGCCGCGGGCCTGCCGCACGTGCGGGTGAGAAACCCGGCCTTCGACGTGACCCCGGCGCGCTACGTCGACCTGATCGTGACCGAGATCGGGGCGATCCCGCCAGCGATGGCCTATATGATCATCAGGGACCATCTCGGCTGGGGAATTGGGGAGTTTCACAAGGCATTTGAGATAGACGAGAGAATACAGGAGTGA
- a CDS encoding RuBisCO large subunit C-terminal-like domain-containing protein encodes MTKDVVATYYFRPRSDTTPEAAALAIAEEETTGTWTEITTTTEYVRRLDGEVLSLEPSGNGYVTRLCYPAEIFEAGNVPQYLSVVAGNLFGLARLDAVRLLDVEFPETLVPFAGPKFGMEGIRRLIGTTDRPHVGTIIKPKVGLNPKDTAEVAYKAAIGGVDLIKDDETLTDQTFCPMDERLQAVMAKLDEAKSETGQEVLYAVNISARADDIVERAEHAIDLGANMVMIDVITCGFTALQALAEAPSVTVPVHVHRTMHGAITRNPEHGIAMRPIARIVRMLGGDQLHTGTVSGKMSHDVGELRGDNAALTDPYHGLKPTFPVASGGLHPGKVAAELKNLGTNIVLQAGGGIHGHPDGTEAGARAMRQAADAFMAGVSAEEYAKDHRELARALERWGNR; translated from the coding sequence ATGACAAAAGACGTTGTTGCAACCTATTATTTCCGCCCGCGGTCCGACACGACCCCTGAGGCGGCGGCACTGGCGATCGCCGAGGAGGAGACGACCGGGACCTGGACCGAGATCACCACCACGACCGAGTATGTCCGCCGCCTCGACGGCGAGGTGCTCTCCCTTGAGCCCTCGGGGAACGGGTACGTTACGCGGCTTTGCTACCCGGCCGAGATCTTCGAGGCAGGAAACGTCCCGCAGTACCTCTCGGTGGTGGCGGGCAACCTCTTCGGGCTTGCCCGGCTGGATGCAGTCCGCCTCCTGGACGTGGAGTTCCCGGAGACGCTCGTCCCCTTCGCCGGACCGAAGTTCGGGATGGAGGGGATCAGGCGGCTGATCGGGACGACCGACCGGCCGCACGTCGGGACGATCATCAAGCCGAAGGTGGGCTTAAACCCGAAGGACACGGCAGAGGTCGCCTATAAAGCGGCGATCGGCGGGGTGGACCTGATCAAGGACGACGAGACCCTGACCGACCAGACCTTCTGCCCGATGGACGAGCGCCTCCAGGCGGTGATGGCGAAACTCGACGAGGCGAAGAGCGAGACAGGGCAGGAAGTGCTGTATGCGGTGAACATCTCGGCGCGGGCCGACGATATCGTGGAGCGGGCCGAGCACGCCATCGACCTGGGTGCGAACATGGTGATGATCGACGTGATCACCTGCGGGTTCACTGCCTTGCAGGCCCTTGCCGAGGCGCCCTCGGTGACCGTCCCGGTCCACGTCCACCGGACGATGCACGGGGCGATCACCAGGAACCCGGAGCACGGGATCGCGATGCGCCCGATCGCACGGATCGTGCGGATGCTCGGCGGCGACCAGCTCCACACCGGGACGGTTTCCGGGAAGATGAGCCACGACGTCGGCGAGTTGCGGGGGGACAACGCCGCCCTCACCGATCCTTACCACGGACTCAAACCGACCTTCCCGGTGGCGAGCGGCGGGCTGCACCCGGGCAAGGTGGCGGCCGAACTCAAAAACCTGGGCACGAACATCGTGCTGCAGGCCGGCGGCGGGATCCACGGTCACCCTGACGGCACCGAGGCCGGCGCCCGGGCGATGCGCCAGGCGGCCGACGCCTTCATGGCCGGGGTCTCGGCGGAGGAGTACGCAAAGGACCACCGCGAGCTGGCGCGGGCCCTGGAGCGGTGGGGGAACCGCTGA
- a CDS encoding condensation protein, protein MAPAPAPVFDVFNVYFEQIYDPTMHLVFTFDGALDEDVLRAATLRLIAANPYLGCRFAVRDGAPVWEEIPEEAWERGFEVLPPGATMPPPPLDVRTGPQVRVALCREEEGDRVTVTCHHGFCDARGLLDLARDLFAACRGVPPAPTGLYDRSADQVLARFSAAEIEGACEAEEPFVDRWRFPVERTGRGAPRVALRTLAPERLARARAFGKMHGATVNDVVLAAFFLAILRIRDDPADLHAPRSVLTSADLRRYLDRPVPPANLSIAYEVTLSPGEGAGLEEVVGQVAAVTGRRKANGLGLGCIGFYEEIYAGGVPAVKVFFDGMMRRYQESGMKNPVFSNIGVIDAGVALPLAGKDGRPLDLREVVLLPCVCWPYGYLMSLSTFRDAMTIASAYEEGPYAPETVERFLELVDGYLP, encoded by the coding sequence ATGGCCCCCGCACCAGCCCCGGTCTTCGATGTCTTCAACGTCTATTTCGAGCAGATCTACGACCCGACGATGCACCTCGTCTTCACCTTCGACGGGGCACTCGATGAGGACGTCCTGCGGGCGGCGACGCTTCGCCTGATCGCCGCAAACCCCTATCTCGGGTGCCGGTTCGCGGTGCGGGACGGCGCACCCGTCTGGGAGGAGATCCCGGAGGAGGCGTGGGAGCGGGGCTTTGAGGTGCTCCCCCCCGGAGCGACGATGCCGCCGCCCCCCCTCGACGTCCGCACCGGCCCGCAGGTGCGGGTGGCCCTCTGCCGGGAGGAGGAGGGCGACCGGGTGACCGTCACCTGCCACCACGGCTTCTGCGACGCCCGCGGCCTCCTCGACCTGGCGCGGGATCTCTTCGCCGCCTGCCGGGGGGTTCCTCCGGCCCCCACCGGGCTGTACGACCGGAGCGCCGACCAGGTCCTCGCACGCTTCTCCGCGGCGGAGATCGAAGGGGCCTGCGAGGCCGAAGAGCCCTTCGTCGATAGATGGCGTTTCCCGGTCGAGCGGACCGGGCGGGGGGCGCCGCGGGTCGCTCTCAGGACGCTCGCACCAGAACGGCTGGCGCGGGCACGGGCGTTCGGCAAAATGCACGGCGCCACGGTGAACGACGTCGTGCTTGCCGCCTTCTTCCTCGCGATCCTCAGGATCAGGGACGACCCCGCCGATCTGCATGCGCCCAGATCCGTCCTCACCTCGGCCGATCTCCGCCGCTACCTCGACCGCCCGGTGCCGCCGGCAAACCTCTCCATCGCCTACGAGGTAACGCTCTCCCCCGGCGAGGGGGCAGGGCTGGAGGAGGTCGTGGGCCAGGTGGCGGCGGTGACAGGACGGCGCAAGGCAAACGGCCTTGGACTCGGGTGCATCGGGTTCTACGAAGAGATCTATGCGGGCGGCGTGCCTGCGGTGAAGGTGTTCTTCGACGGGATGATGAGGCGCTACCAGGAGAGCGGCATGAAAAACCCGGTCTTCTCCAACATCGGGGTGATCGACGCCGGGGTCGCCCTCCCGCTCGCGGGAAAGGACGGGCGGCCCCTCGACCTCCGGGAGGTTGTTCTCCTCCCCTGCGTCTGCTGGCCGTACGGGTATCTCATGTCCCTCTCCACCTTCAGGGATGCGATGACGATCGCCTCGGCCTATGAGGAGGGGCCGTATGCACCGGAGACGGTGGAGCGGTTCCTGGAACTCGTGGATGGGTACCTGCCGTGA
- the dapF gene encoding diaminopimelate epimerase: MHIPFTKLHGNGNDFILIDETAGTVIPDEMKPGFAALYCDRRFGIGGDGVLFLLPSESADVRMRLFQQDESEAEMCGNGIRCLAKYAHDAGYVQETCTVETMAGTMPVSMGYDEEGEFWAEIEMVDPAYERSAIPAIGEGEYKEQIGPFTVYAANTGVPHAVIFVDDVSAIDVAAAAPQVRRHPSFAKGANVNFVEVTGEASIRIRTFERGVEGETESCGTGATASAAIAHRLGLVGAEVAVETNGGPLVITCGERTLMRGPAETVFSGVIEG, translated from the coding sequence ATGCACATCCCCTTCACCAAACTGCACGGCAACGGCAACGACTTCATCCTGATCGACGAGACGGCGGGAACGGTCATCCCCGACGAGATGAAACCCGGTTTCGCCGCCCTGTACTGCGACCGCCGGTTCGGCATCGGCGGCGACGGCGTCCTCTTCCTCCTTCCTTCGGAGAGCGCCGACGTGCGGATGCGCCTCTTCCAGCAGGACGAGAGCGAGGCCGAGATGTGCGGGAACGGGATCCGGTGCCTGGCGAAGTACGCCCATGACGCCGGCTACGTGCAGGAGACCTGCACCGTCGAGACGATGGCAGGCACGATGCCGGTCTCGATGGGCTACGACGAGGAGGGCGAGTTCTGGGCCGAGATCGAGATGGTGGACCCGGCCTATGAGCGCTCCGCGATCCCGGCGATCGGCGAGGGCGAATACAAAGAGCAGATCGGGCCCTTCACGGTCTATGCCGCGAACACCGGCGTCCCGCATGCGGTGATCTTCGTCGATGACGTCTCGGCGATCGACGTGGCGGCCGCAGCACCGCAGGTCCGCCGCCACCCGTCGTTCGCGAAAGGCGCGAACGTGAACTTTGTCGAGGTCACCGGCGAGGCCTCGATCAGGATCCGCACCTTCGAGCGGGGCGTCGAGGGCGAGACCGAGTCCTGCGGCACCGGGGCCACGGCGTCTGCGGCGATCGCCCACCGCCTGGGCCTGGTCGGGGCCGAGGTGGCGGTCGAGACGAACGGTGGCCCCCTGGTGATCACCTGCGGCGAGCGGACCCTGATGCGGGGGCCGGCAGAGACGGTCTTCTCGGGCGTCATCGAGGGGTGA